The following are from one region of the Streptomyces fradiae genome:
- a CDS encoding helix-turn-helix domain-containing protein, with protein sequence MGNDLLQHPTLSGLAIGLGGHIQSLPDGADASVKRLTLRFREGEISIRRALNELVAEGYLERRRVALGGGRFATRLVWYDKPGAVREASAPPPAPPAPPVPVPVREEEPPPPPPPAAPASGPAVAVLARLRTVDSRLLLSRRDVERLAPAVDEWLGLGIGGAQITRTLTTALPPAHVPIHHPARFLAYRLATQLPPPAPAEEPWAAPSAVPLVSCDGCERAVRTYEEHPLCEECREAA encoded by the coding sequence GTGGGGAACGACCTCCTCCAGCATCCGACGCTCTCGGGGCTCGCGATCGGGCTCGGGGGCCACATCCAGTCGCTGCCGGACGGTGCCGACGCGTCCGTGAAGCGGCTGACGCTGCGCTTCCGTGAGGGCGAGATCTCGATTCGGCGGGCGCTCAACGAGCTGGTGGCGGAAGGGTACTTGGAGCGGAGGCGGGTGGCGCTCGGAGGTGGGCGGTTCGCCACGCGGCTGGTCTGGTACGACAAGCCCGGGGCCGTACGGGAAGCCTCAGCGCCCCCGCCCGCGCCCCCGGCACCACCCGTACCCGTACCCGTACGGGAAGAAGAACCGCCACCGCCGCCGCCACCGGCCGCGCCGGCCTCCGGGCCCGCCGTCGCAGTGCTCGCGCGGCTGCGGACGGTCGATTCGCGGCTGTTGCTGTCCCGGCGCGACGTGGAGCGGCTGGCGCCCGCCGTCGACGAATGGCTCGGGCTCGGGATCGGCGGCGCGCAGATCACGCGGACGCTCACCACGGCCCTGCCACCCGCGCACGTACCCATTCACCACCCGGCCCGCTTCCTCGCGTACCGGCTCGCCACCCAGCTGCCGCCACCGGCGCCCGCCGAGGAACCGTGGGCGGCGCCGTCGGCCGTACCCCTCGTGAGCTGTGACGGTTGCGAGCGGGCAGTCAGGACGTATGAGGAGCATCCGCTGTGCGAGGAGTGCAGAGAGGCGGCATGA
- a CDS encoding glycosyltransferase family 2 protein → MDMDPSRRSVSLGVVVLTMGDRERELEALLESVAAQEGDAAAVVVLGQGVGLPELPAGVAGVELAENLGIPGGRNAGVRWLRERGGVDVVVVLDDDGLLPRTDTLRLVREAFAGNPRLGVVGFRIVDEEGRTLRRHVPRLGGADPAESGPVTTYLGGAHAIRMSVIEEVGDFPAEFFYAHEETDFAWRALDAGWEIHYRTDLLLRHPRTEASRHAVYYRNTGRNRVWLAKRRLPAVLVPVYLASWAAYTLVQRPPLHGLRAWWAGFFEGVRVPCPPRRPMRWRTVWRMARLGRPPVI, encoded by the coding sequence ATGGACATGGACCCATCGCGAAGGAGCGTCTCGCTCGGCGTCGTCGTGCTCACGATGGGCGATCGGGAGCGGGAGCTTGAGGCGCTCCTTGAGTCGGTCGCGGCGCAGGAGGGGGATGCGGCGGCGGTCGTCGTTCTCGGGCAGGGGGTAGGGCTGCCGGAGCTGCCCGCCGGGGTGGCGGGCGTCGAACTGGCGGAGAACCTGGGGATTCCGGGAGGGCGGAACGCCGGGGTGCGGTGGTTGCGGGAGCGTGGGGGCGTGGATGTGGTGGTGGTCCTCGATGACGACGGGCTGTTGCCGAGGACGGACACGCTGCGGCTCGTGCGGGAGGCCTTCGCCGGGAATCCGCGGCTGGGGGTGGTGGGTTTCCGGATCGTCGATGAGGAGGGGCGGACGCTGCGCAGGCATGTGCCGCGGCTGGGTGGTGCGGATCCGGCGGAGTCGGGGCCCGTCACGACGTACCTGGGCGGCGCGCATGCGATCCGTATGAGCGTGATCGAGGAAGTCGGCGACTTCCCGGCGGAGTTCTTCTACGCGCACGAGGAGACGGACTTCGCGTGGCGCGCGCTCGACGCGGGGTGGGAGATCCACTACCGGACGGACCTGCTGCTCCGGCACCCCCGCACGGAGGCGTCACGACACGCCGTCTACTACCGGAACACGGGCCGGAACCGCGTGTGGCTCGCCAAGCGCCGGCTTCCCGCCGTGCTGGTGCCGGTGTATCTCGCCTCGTGGGCGGCGTACACCCTGGTCCAGCGGCCGCCGCTGCACGGGCTCAGGGCGTGGTGGGCGGGGTTCTTCGAAGGGGTGCGTGTGCCGTGCCCGCCGAGGCGGCCAATGCGGTGGCGGACGGTGTGGCGGATGGCTCGGCTCGGGCGGCCTCCGGTGATCTGA
- a CDS encoding HD family hydrolase, which yields MADETAYAEGTAGFLFEMGVLKNAKRTGWWFTGNNNPESIAEHSFRVGIIGAVLAMMEGVDPAKVALMCLFHDTQETRIGDIPHIGRRYLDAAANQTVTADQVSAAHPAVRDGVKRVVEEYEAKESAEAVVARDADKLECLVQAVEYRAQGNTLVQDWIDTSLNSLKTASARELAEAALTMSPLEWRQTFLH from the coding sequence ATGGCAGACGAGACCGCGTACGCCGAGGGCACGGCCGGGTTCCTGTTCGAGATGGGCGTGCTGAAGAACGCGAAGCGCACCGGGTGGTGGTTCACCGGGAACAACAATCCCGAGTCGATCGCCGAGCACTCGTTCCGCGTGGGGATCATCGGGGCCGTGCTGGCCATGATGGAAGGCGTGGATCCGGCGAAGGTCGCCCTGATGTGCCTGTTCCACGACACGCAGGAGACGCGGATCGGCGACATCCCGCACATCGGCCGCCGCTATCTCGACGCCGCCGCCAACCAGACCGTCACCGCCGACCAGGTGTCCGCCGCGCATCCGGCGGTACGGGACGGGGTGAAGCGGGTGGTCGAGGAGTACGAGGCGAAGGAGTCGGCCGAGGCGGTGGTGGCCAGGGACGCGGACAAGCTGGAGTGCCTGGTGCAGGCTGTGGAGTACCGGGCGCAGGGGAACACGCTGGTCCAGGACTGGATCGACACGTCACTGAACAGCCTGAAGACGGCGTCCGCGCGCGAACTCGCCGAGGCGGCGCTGACGATGTCCCCGCTGGAGTGGCGGCAGACCTTCCTGCACTGA
- a CDS encoding XRE family transcriptional regulator, giving the protein MAVTPPARRRTSTGAVTGFVLRLARESIPQTQLSLAEALEVDLGTMQGWESGRRPLANMKAGALLSLRRRLSALGADPAVVGWLDSAMDADQIIAAALEPTGDISLHPLAAWVHTRDTAHMLAWALTGVSPPGLTDRAPLPRRGPVAAGPLLASADRVQFFQHLRATAEAARSGSGGSTLLHRQALYLASYDRGPESASWTAHALHARRGVLATRGWSESWAEARSTATALARLGDPQPLLDFIERSLADDDTAEAANLNYWAYWLGGVRLPQADDRFMQDRELSGWDPVTLLRGLTYGMHHAPGYVDLYIHTLWALLTTHPWLPQASPRLAHDLAGRVAQVLDERGTSERSRRELHTVHYVLLDRT; this is encoded by the coding sequence ATGGCGGTGACACCGCCCGCACGGAGGCGTACGAGCACTGGAGCGGTCACGGGCTTCGTGCTGCGGTTGGCGCGGGAAAGCATTCCGCAGACGCAACTGTCGTTGGCCGAGGCCCTGGAGGTTGATCTCGGCACGATGCAGGGCTGGGAGTCGGGAAGACGCCCGCTGGCGAACATGAAGGCCGGCGCGTTGTTGAGCCTCCGGCGTCGGCTGTCCGCCCTGGGGGCGGACCCGGCGGTCGTGGGGTGGCTGGATTCCGCGATGGACGCCGATCAGATCATCGCTGCCGCCCTGGAGCCGACCGGAGACATCAGTCTGCACCCACTGGCGGCATGGGTTCACACCCGTGACACGGCGCACATGCTGGCCTGGGCCTTGACCGGGGTGTCACCACCGGGCCTGACCGACCGCGCGCCTCTTCCTCGCCGTGGACCCGTCGCAGCCGGACCCCTGCTGGCGTCGGCGGACCGTGTCCAGTTCTTTCAGCACTTACGAGCGACTGCCGAGGCAGCGCGTTCGGGGTCTGGTGGAAGCACTCTGCTCCACCGCCAGGCGCTCTACCTCGCCTCGTACGACCGAGGCCCCGAGTCGGCCTCGTGGACGGCACACGCCCTGCACGCCCGCCGGGGCGTACTCGCCACGCGAGGATGGTCGGAGAGCTGGGCGGAAGCCCGATCGACAGCGACGGCACTGGCTCGGCTGGGAGATCCTCAGCCGCTGCTCGACTTCATCGAACGCTCCCTGGCCGACGACGACACGGCGGAGGCCGCGAACCTCAACTACTGGGCCTACTGGCTCGGCGGCGTACGACTTCCGCAGGCCGATGACCGGTTCATGCAGGACCGTGAGCTCAGCGGATGGGATCCAGTCACCCTGCTCCGCGGGCTGACGTACGGAATGCACCACGCCCCCGGCTACGTCGACCTGTACATCCACACCCTGTGGGCCCTGCTGACCACCCATCCATGGCTACCTCAGGCCTCACCCCGACTCGCCCACGACCTGGCCGGCCGTGTGGCACAGGTGCTCGACGAGCGTGGCACCTCCGAAAGGTCCCGTCGCGAACTCCACACCGTGCATTACGTTTTGCTTGATCGCACCTGA
- a CDS encoding methyltransferase domain-containing protein, producing the protein MTVPAHQERPGRTELGRRLIASGALSTDWVSTFAAVDRAAFLPDVMWPFVPATTTTTAVDRRTDPAAWYGYADSDLPIVTQWDDGEHRGGDEPGSVPTSSSSQPTVVHRLLAALDVDAGMTVLDAGTGTGETAARLAHRCGARKVTTVEVDGGVSAAARERLSSQGLHDVTIGVGDALAGYPGEAPYDRLLCTFGVRAVPAAWLGQIRAGGVIVVPYGTHYSNRDAVVRLTVHADGTASGRFLAPVEFMKARSHRLGWPDGEAYVTDWPAPARTGLRPDRLADAAFALSHAVPDIAHTTHTDADGVPAAWFYSLTDRSWAAVRWPDGAGGAGEVYQQGGRRLWDSVELAYAWWEARGRPGLDRFGLTVTLYGATPWLDHPGCLLPGAR; encoded by the coding sequence ATGACCGTGCCCGCGCACCAGGAGCGCCCCGGCCGTACCGAGCTGGGGCGCCGCCTCATCGCGTCCGGCGCGTTGAGTACGGACTGGGTGTCGACCTTCGCAGCCGTCGACCGGGCCGCATTCCTGCCCGACGTGATGTGGCCGTTCGTCCCCGCGACCACCACCACCACGGCGGTCGACCGCCGTACCGACCCCGCCGCCTGGTACGGATACGCCGACTCCGACCTGCCGATCGTCACGCAGTGGGACGACGGCGAGCACCGCGGCGGCGACGAGCCCGGCTCCGTACCCACGTCGTCCTCGTCGCAGCCCACCGTCGTGCACCGGCTGCTCGCCGCTCTCGACGTGGACGCGGGCATGACCGTGCTCGACGCCGGCACCGGTACGGGAGAGACCGCCGCGCGGCTCGCGCATCGGTGTGGTGCGCGCAAGGTCACCACGGTCGAGGTCGACGGGGGTGTCTCGGCCGCCGCCCGCGAACGGCTGAGCAGCCAGGGGCTGCATGACGTCACCATCGGCGTCGGGGACGCGCTCGCCGGGTACCCCGGCGAAGCGCCGTACGACCGGCTGCTGTGCACGTTCGGAGTGCGTGCCGTCCCCGCCGCCTGGCTGGGGCAGATCCGAGCGGGCGGAGTGATCGTCGTGCCGTACGGGACCCACTACAGCAACCGTGACGCGGTCGTCCGCCTCACGGTGCACGCCGACGGCACGGCCTCGGGGCGCTTCCTGGCTCCGGTGGAGTTCATGAAGGCGCGGTCGCACCGGCTGGGGTGGCCGGACGGCGAGGCGTACGTGACGGACTGGCCCGCTCCGGCAAGGACCGGCCTGCGGCCCGATCGGCTTGCCGACGCAGCGTTCGCCCTCAGCCACGCCGTACCCGACATCGCCCACACCACCCACACCGACGCCGACGGAGTGCCGGCCGCGTGGTTCTACTCGCTCACGGACCGGTCCTGGGCCGCCGTTCGGTGGCCGGACGGAGCCGGAGGGGCTGGTGAGGTCTACCAGCAAGGGGGCCGGCGCCTGTGGGACTCCGTGGAGCTCGCGTACGCCTGGTGGGAGGCGCGCGGCCGCCCAGGGCTCGACCGTTTCGGCCTCACGGTGACCCTGTACGGCGCCACACCTTGGCTGGACCACCCTGGATGCCTTCTTCCCGGTGCGCGATGA
- a CDS encoding DUF2975 domain-containing protein has translation MGKLTVGALRAVLVVVLAGTVFVQVLMAWVLVSGSDPEDGSLPLTPLRVITILGIGTAQVALVCVWRLVTMVRRGTVFSHAAFRYVDGIIGAIVAAALVWFAVTALNAPGQRDDPGVTLIMGGIGVAILGVALIVLVLRTLLAQAVARDVEAAQMQAELDEVI, from the coding sequence ATGGGAAAGCTGACAGTGGGCGCGCTGCGCGCCGTGCTCGTGGTGGTGCTCGCCGGCACCGTGTTCGTACAGGTGCTGATGGCGTGGGTGCTGGTCAGTGGGAGCGATCCGGAGGACGGGTCGCTCCCGCTGACCCCGCTGCGGGTGATCACGATCCTGGGCATCGGGACGGCCCAGGTCGCCCTGGTCTGTGTATGGCGACTGGTCACGATGGTGCGACGCGGAACGGTGTTCTCCCACGCCGCCTTCCGGTACGTGGACGGCATCATCGGTGCGATCGTCGCGGCTGCGCTCGTATGGTTCGCGGTCACGGCCCTGAACGCGCCCGGCCAGCGGGACGATCCGGGCGTCACCCTCATCATGGGCGGGATCGGCGTGGCCATCCTGGGAGTCGCGCTCATCGTGCTCGTGCTGCGGACGCTGCTCGCCCAGGCCGTCGCCCGCGACGTCGAAGCGGCGCAGATGCAGGCCGAGTTGGACGAGGTGATCTGA
- a CDS encoding helix-turn-helix domain-containing protein encodes MPIAVDIDVMLARRKMSVGDLADRVGITPANLAVLKNGRAKAVRFTTLAALCEVLECQPGDLLRWEAEDTAGE; translated from the coding sequence ATGCCGATCGCCGTCGACATCGACGTGATGCTGGCCAGGCGGAAGATGTCCGTGGGAGACCTCGCCGACCGCGTGGGGATCACGCCCGCCAACCTGGCTGTGCTCAAGAACGGCCGCGCCAAGGCGGTGCGCTTCACGACGCTCGCCGCGCTCTGTGAGGTACTCGAGTGCCAGCCGGGCGACCTGCTGCGCTGGGAGGCCGAGGACACCGCGGGCGAATGA
- a CDS encoding aminoglycoside phosphotransferase family protein, which yields MQPQTRLDADLVRRLVAAQFPQWAGLPVRELTSAGTDNAMFRLGDGYVVRLPKATWAAGDAEKEQRWLPRLAPGLPLDVPVPVGCGVPGEGYGQVWSVCEWLDGQDAYAAPVTDLPHAARELGRFGVALRGVDATGGPTSFRGGPVTEWEDGNMPGAIRALAAQGLLDAERATAAWESVLRLPAYEGDPVWVHGDLLPGNLLTRDGRLSAVIDFGGLGTGDPAVDTMAAWTLFTPATRPLFRAAAQVDDATWARGRGWALCWGIVTEDYYGGGRNPVLAAVAHRTWTQALAEYAD from the coding sequence ATGCAGCCGCAGACTCGTCTTGACGCCGACCTCGTCCGCCGGCTCGTCGCCGCCCAGTTCCCGCAGTGGGCCGGGCTGCCCGTACGGGAGCTCACCTCGGCCGGGACGGACAACGCGATGTTCCGGCTGGGGGACGGGTATGTCGTGCGGCTGCCGAAGGCCACCTGGGCGGCCGGGGACGCCGAGAAGGAGCAGCGCTGGCTGCCGCGGCTCGCGCCCGGGCTTCCGCTCGACGTGCCGGTGCCCGTGGGATGCGGGGTGCCGGGCGAGGGGTACGGGCAGGTGTGGTCCGTGTGCGAGTGGCTGGACGGGCAGGACGCGTACGCCGCGCCGGTCACCGATCTCCCGCACGCCGCACGGGAGTTGGGGCGCTTCGGGGTTGCGCTACGGGGAGTGGACGCGACGGGCGGGCCCACCTCCTTCCGGGGCGGGCCGGTCACCGAATGGGAGGACGGCAACATGCCCGGGGCGATCCGGGCACTCGCCGCCCAGGGCCTCCTCGATGCCGAACGCGCCACCGCCGCCTGGGAGTCGGTGCTCCGCCTCCCCGCGTACGAAGGCGACCCGGTCTGGGTCCACGGCGACCTGCTGCCCGGCAACCTGCTCACCCGCGACGGCCGGCTCAGCGCCGTCATCGACTTCGGCGGCCTCGGCACCGGCGACCCGGCCGTCGACACCATGGCCGCCTGGACCCTCTTCACCCCCGCCACCCGCCCCCTCTTCCGCGCGGCGGCCCAGGTCGACGACGCGACCTGGGCGCGCGGCCGCGGCTGGGCACTGTGCTGGGGGATCGTGACCGAGGACTACTACGGCGGCGGCCGGAACCCGGTCCTCGCCGCCGTCGCCCACCGGACGTGGACCCAGGCCCTGGCGGAGTACGCGGACTAG
- a CDS encoding UvrD-helicase domain-containing protein, whose product MSVDVDDPLARERAHLSASRAALRAMREDVESLDIKDVTANWVNAVILTRQIEDRIKALADLADTPLFFGRLDYLHTTQEGQRFYIGRRHVHDADGDPMVIDWRAPVSQPYYQASKKNPQDVGLRRRFGYTGGDLTAYEDEHLSDPAELEQTSRLLQAEIERPRVGPMRDIVATIQPEQDEIVRSDLSGTVCVQGGPGTGKTAVGLHRVAYLLYAHRERLARTGTLVIGPNRSFLHYIEQVLPALGELEVKQATVDDLVAHVEVRGTDEAATAVVKGDARMAEVLRRAVWSHVSLPTEPLMVVRGSRRWRVPAYELEEIVRELTDRDIRYGAAREALPQRIAHAVLVRMEQAGEAPDDRVQNAVARNAAVKAVVKECWPAVEPAKLVLRLLSDPDFLAEHAAGVLSEDEQKLLLWAKPTRSVKTAKWSAADAVLIDETTDLVERTHSLGHVVVDEAQDLSPMQYRAVGRRCTTGSATVLGDLAQGTTPWATQSWAQALAHLGKPEALVEELTAGFRVPREVIAYASRLLPHMSPGLAPVESVRENPGSLEILRSEPEALDASVVAACVEALTHEGSIGLIAADARIAPLAEALDAAGMAYLSPGEETTAESRLTLVPASLAKGLEYDYVVLDEPSAVVDGEPDERTGLRRLYVALTRAVSGLAVVHAAELPEQLAP is encoded by the coding sequence ATGTCCGTCGACGTCGACGATCCGCTCGCGCGCGAGCGCGCCCACCTCTCCGCCTCGCGCGCCGCGCTGCGCGCCATGCGCGAGGACGTCGAGTCGCTCGACATCAAGGACGTCACCGCGAACTGGGTCAACGCCGTCATCCTGACGCGCCAGATCGAGGACCGCATCAAGGCCCTCGCCGACCTCGCCGACACCCCGCTCTTCTTCGGCCGGCTCGACTACCTGCACACCACGCAGGAGGGCCAGCGCTTCTACATCGGACGCCGGCACGTGCACGACGCCGACGGCGACCCGATGGTGATCGACTGGCGTGCGCCGGTCTCGCAGCCGTACTACCAGGCGTCGAAGAAGAACCCGCAGGACGTCGGGCTGCGCCGCCGCTTCGGGTACACGGGCGGCGACCTCACGGCGTACGAGGACGAACACCTCTCCGACCCCGCCGAGCTCGAACAGACCAGCCGCCTCCTCCAGGCGGAGATCGAACGGCCGCGCGTCGGCCCGATGCGCGACATCGTCGCGACCATCCAGCCCGAGCAGGACGAGATCGTCCGCTCCGACCTGTCCGGCACGGTGTGCGTGCAGGGCGGCCCCGGTACGGGAAAGACCGCCGTCGGCCTGCACCGTGTCGCGTACCTCCTCTACGCGCACCGGGAGCGGCTCGCCCGCACCGGCACGCTCGTCATCGGGCCGAACCGATCCTTCCTCCACTACATCGAGCAGGTGCTGCCGGCGCTCGGCGAACTGGAGGTCAAGCAGGCGACGGTCGACGACCTGGTCGCGCACGTGGAGGTGCGCGGCACGGACGAGGCGGCGACCGCCGTCGTCAAGGGCGACGCCCGGATGGCGGAGGTGCTGCGGCGGGCGGTCTGGTCGCACGTATCGCTGCCGACGGAGCCGCTGATGGTGGTGCGGGGTTCGCGCCGCTGGCGCGTTCCGGCGTACGAACTGGAGGAGATCGTACGGGAGTTGACGGACCGTGACATCCGTTACGGGGCGGCCCGCGAGGCCCTGCCGCAGCGCATCGCGCACGCCGTGCTCGTACGGATGGAGCAGGCGGGCGAGGCGCCGGACGACCGGGTGCAGAACGCGGTCGCGCGCAACGCGGCGGTCAAGGCGGTCGTGAAGGAGTGCTGGCCGGCGGTCGAGCCGGCCAAGCTGGTCCTGCGGCTGCTCAGCGACCCGGACTTCCTGGCCGAGCACGCGGCGGGCGTGCTGAGCGAGGACGAGCAGAAGCTGCTGCTGTGGGCGAAGCCAACCCGCAGCGTGAAGACGGCGAAGTGGTCGGCGGCGGACGCGGTCCTGATCGACGAGACGACCGACCTGGTCGAGCGCACCCACTCGCTCGGGCACGTGGTCGTCGACGAGGCGCAGGACCTGTCGCCGATGCAGTACCGGGCGGTGGGGCGGCGCTGTACGACGGGTTCGGCGACGGTCCTCGGCGACCTCGCGCAGGGCACCACGCCGTGGGCGACGCAGAGTTGGGCGCAGGCGCTCGCGCACCTGGGCAAGCCGGAGGCGCTGGTGGAGGAGCTGACCGCCGGTTTCCGTGTGCCGCGCGAGGTCATCGCGTACGCCTCGCGGCTGCTCCCGCACATGTCGCCGGGCCTGGCGCCGGTGGAGTCGGTCCGTGAGAACCCGGGGTCGCTGGAGATCCTGCGGTCGGAGCCGGAGGCGCTTGACGCGAGCGTGGTGGCGGCGTGCGTCGAGGCGCTGACGCACGAGGGCTCGATCGGCCTGATCGCCGCCGACGCGCGCATCGCGCCGCTGGCGGAGGCGCTGGACGCGGCGGGGATGGCGTACCTCTCCCCGGGCGAGGAGACGACCGCCGAGTCCCGGCTGACCCTGGTGCCGGCCTCGCTGGCGAAGGGCCTGGAGTACGACTACGTGGTCCTCGACGAGCCCTCGGCCGTCGTGGACGGCGAGCCGGACGAGCGGACGGGCCTGCGCCGGCTGTACGTGGCGCTGACCCGTGCGGTGTCGGGCCTGGCGGTGGTGCACGCGGCGGAGCTGCCGGAGCAGCTGGCTCCCTAG
- a CDS encoding DNA repair helicase XPB: MNGPLIVQSDKTLLLEVDHEQADACRRAIAAFAELERAPEHIHTYRVTPLGLWNARAAGHDAEQVVDALVEFSRYPVPHALLVDVAETMARYGRLTLSKHPTHGLVLTTTDRPVLEEILRSKKVQPLVGARIDPDTVAVHPSERGQIKQTLLKLGWPAEDLAGYVDGEAHPIDLAEDGWSLRPYQQQAVEGFWHGGSGVVVLPCGAGKTLVGAGAMAQAKATTLILVTNTVSARQWKHELVKRTSLTEDEIGEYSGTKKEIRPVTIATYQVLTTRRKGVYPHLELFDSRDWGLIVYDEVHLLPAPVFKFTADLQARRRLGLTATLVREDGRESDVFSLIGPKRFDAPWKEIEAQGYIAPADCVEVRVDLTDSERLAYATAEAEERYRFCATTATKRRVTEALVKKFAGQQILVIGQYIDQLDELGAHLDAPVIKGETSNAQREKLFDAFRNGEISVLVVSKVANFSIDLPEATVAIQVSGTFGSRQEEAQRLGRVLRPKADGHQAHFYSVVARDTIDQDFAAHRQRFLAEQGYAYRIVDASELLPGT, translated from the coding sequence GTGAACGGTCCACTCATCGTCCAGAGCGACAAGACGCTCCTCCTGGAGGTCGACCACGAGCAGGCCGACGCCTGCCGGCGGGCGATCGCGGCGTTCGCCGAGCTGGAGCGGGCGCCCGAGCACATTCATACGTACCGGGTGACGCCGCTCGGGCTGTGGAACGCGCGGGCGGCCGGGCATGACGCCGAGCAGGTCGTGGACGCGCTCGTGGAGTTCTCGCGGTATCCGGTGCCGCACGCGCTGCTCGTGGACGTCGCGGAGACGATGGCGCGCTACGGGCGGCTCACGCTCAGCAAGCACCCCACCCATGGGCTGGTGCTCACCACCACCGACCGGCCGGTCCTGGAGGAGATCCTCCGGTCGAAGAAGGTCCAGCCGCTGGTCGGGGCGCGGATCGACCCGGACACGGTCGCCGTGCACCCCTCCGAGCGCGGGCAGATCAAGCAGACCCTGCTGAAGCTGGGCTGGCCGGCCGAGGACCTCGCCGGGTACGTGGACGGGGAGGCGCACCCGATCGACCTCGCCGAGGACGGCTGGTCCCTGCGCCCGTACCAGCAGCAGGCCGTCGAGGGCTTCTGGCACGGCGGCTCCGGTGTCGTCGTACTGCCCTGTGGCGCAGGAAAGACGCTGGTCGGCGCCGGGGCGATGGCGCAGGCCAAGGCGACCACGCTGATCCTGGTCACGAACACCGTCTCGGCCCGCCAGTGGAAGCACGAGCTGGTCAAGCGGACCTCGCTGACCGAGGACGAGATCGGCGAGTACAGCGGTACGAAGAAGGAGATCCGGCCGGTCACCATCGCCACGTACCAGGTGCTCACCACCCGCCGGAAGGGCGTCTACCCGCACCTGGAGCTCTTCGACTCGCGCGACTGGGGCCTGATCGTCTACGACGAGGTGCACCTGCTGCCTGCGCCGGTCTTCAAGTTCACCGCCGACCTCCAGGCCCGCCGCCGGCTCGGCCTCACCGCCACGCTCGTACGGGAGGACGGGCGCGAGTCCGACGTCTTCTCGCTCATCGGGCCGAAGCGCTTCGACGCGCCGTGGAAGGAGATCGAGGCGCAGGGCTACATCGCGCCCGCCGACTGCGTGGAGGTACGGGTCGACCTGACCGACTCCGAGCGGCTGGCGTACGCGACGGCCGAGGCGGAGGAGAGGTACCGCTTCTGCGCCACGACCGCGACCAAGCGCAGGGTCACCGAGGCGCTGGTGAAGAAGTTCGCCGGGCAGCAGATCCTCGTCATCGGCCAGTACATCGACCAGCTCGACGAGCTCGGCGCCCACCTGGACGCCCCGGTGATCAAGGGCGAGACCTCGAACGCGCAGCGCGAGAAGCTCTTCGACGCCTTCCGCAACGGCGAGATCAGCGTCCTCGTCGTGTCCAAGGTCGCGAACTTCTCCATCGACCTCCCCGAGGCCACCGTCGCCATCCAGGTCTCCGGCACCTTCGGCTCCCGCCAGGAGGAGGCCCAGCGCCTCGGCCGGGTGCTCCGCCCGAAGGCCGACGGCCACCAGGCGCACTTCTACTCGGTCGTCGCCCGCGACACCATCGACCAGGACTTCGCGGCCCACCGCCAGCGCTTCCTGGCCGAGCAGGGGTACGCGTACCGGATCGTGGACGCGAGCGAGCTGCTGCCCGGGACGTGA
- a CDS encoding GntR family transcriptional regulator, whose translation MTARHEQIAAELRRAIHREEYPVGAHLPAETELATRYGVSRGTVRQAVAALAAEGLIGSRQGARRVVLAPRRSQSFAELRSFAQWAQAMGRTATGRVVAHEYRPATAEDAARLHLPQGTPLLNVLRLRGLDGEPVLVERTVYADWISPAVEAVDPDCASVTQRLYEDTGLVFAHGEHVIDAISAGARDATLLAVRRTSPLLRVRRVTTTHDGRPVEWSDDRYRPDAVSFTVHNAIGHNPLMRTPAG comes from the coding sequence ATGACCGCGCGCCACGAGCAGATCGCCGCGGAGCTCCGGCGGGCGATCCACCGCGAGGAGTACCCGGTCGGCGCGCACCTGCCCGCCGAGACCGAGCTCGCCACGCGGTACGGCGTCTCGCGCGGCACCGTCCGCCAGGCCGTCGCCGCCCTCGCCGCCGAGGGCCTCATCGGCTCCCGCCAGGGCGCCCGCCGGGTCGTCCTCGCCCCGCGCCGCAGCCAGAGCTTCGCCGAGCTGCGCAGCTTCGCCCAGTGGGCCCAGGCCATGGGCCGCACCGCCACGGGCCGGGTCGTCGCCCATGAGTACCGCCCCGCCACCGCCGAGGACGCCGCCCGCCTCCACCTCCCCCAAGGCACGCCGCTGCTGAACGTGCTCCGCCTGCGCGGCCTCGACGGCGAGCCCGTGCTCGTCGAGCGCACCGTCTACGCCGACTGGATCTCCCCCGCCGTCGAGGCCGTCGACCCCGACTGCGCCTCCGTCACCCAGCGCCTCTACGAGGACACCGGCCTGGTCTTCGCCCACGGCGAGCACGTCATCGACGCCATCTCCGCCGGCGCCCGCGACGCCACCCTCCTCGCCGTCCGCCGCACCAGCCCCCTCCTCCGCGTCCGCCGCGTCACCACCACCCACGACGGCCGCCCGGTCGAATGGTCCGACGACCGCTACCGCCCGGACGCGGTCAGCTTCACCGTCCACAACGCGATCGGCCACAACCCACTGATGCGCACGCCCGCGGGGTAG